The following are encoded together in the Acipenser ruthenus chromosome 24, fAciRut3.2 maternal haplotype, whole genome shotgun sequence genome:
- the LOC117429202 gene encoding D-glucuronyl C5-epimerase-like, with amino-acid sequence MRCLAARVNYKTLIIICAIFTLVTVLLWNKCSSDTANRFPRDQSLLDNRLWREGLEKRTAASESNSHANNLPAPKQQSEEASPQEQQKAPPVVGVGNSNVNKVLGIKYEEIDCLINDENTIKGRREGNEVYLPFSWAEKYFEVYGKIAQYDGYERFEFSHSYSRVYAQREPYHRDGVFMSFEGYNVEVRDRVKCISGVEGVPLSTQWGPQGYFYPIQIAQYGLSHYSKNLTEKPPHIEVYESAEDSRQQSGWTAPRGCTVSSVHDKTRSSTVKHFSAPEASDGVWLPLGNTKDFIISFDLRFVTNGSVSVVLETTEKNQQFVIHYVSNTQLIAFKDRDIYYGIGARTSWSTVTRDLVTDLKKGVGLSNTKAVKQTKITPKRVVKIVLKGKGFIDNITISTTAHMAAFFAASDWLVRNQDDQGGWPIMVTRKLGEGFKSLDPGWYSAMAQGQAMSTLVRAYLLTKDPVYLSAALKATAPYKRPSGQHGVKAVFMNKYDWYEEYPTTPSSFVLNGFIYSLIGLYDLKETAGEPLGREAQVLYSRGLESLKAMLPLYDTGSGTIYDLRHFMLGTAPNLARWDYHTTHINQLQLLGTVEDSPVFKDFVKRWKSYMKGGRAKHN; translated from the exons ATGCGTTGCCTGGCAGCTCGCGTGAACTATAAGACTCTGATCATCATCTGCGCCATCTTCACACTCGTGACTGTGCTGCTGTGGAACAAGTGCTCCAGTGACACAGCCAACCGCTTCCCACGAGACCAGAGCCTGCTGGATAACAGGCTGTGGAGGGAGGGCTTAGAGAAGAGGACAGCTGCCTCGGAGAGCAACAGCCATGCAAACAACCTCCCCGCGCCAAAGCAGCAGTCGGAGGAAGCTTCGCCCCAGGAACAGCAGAAGGCTCCCCCGGTGGTGGGAGTGGGGAACAGCAACGTTAACAAAGTGCTTGGAATCAAATATGAAGAGATAGACTGCCTAATTAACGACGAGAATACGATCAAGGGAAGAAGGGAGGGGAACGAGGTCTATCTTCCATTCAGCTGGGCCGAGAAGTATTTCGAAGTGTACGGAAAGATCGCCCAGTACGACGGCTACGAGAGGTTTGAGTTCTCTCACAGCTACTCCAGAGTCTACGCCCAGCGGGAGCCCTACCACCGGGATGGGGTGTTCATGTCCTTCGAGGGGTACAACGTGGAGGTTCGGGACAGAGTGAAGTGCATCAGTGGAGTGGAAG GAGTTCCTCTGTCCACGCAGTGGGGGCCTCAAGGCTACTTCTACCCAATCCAGATCGCACAGTATGGGCTGAGTCACTACAGCAAGAACCTGACGGAGAAGCCCCCGCACATCGAAGTGTACGAGAGCGCGGAGGACAGCAGGCAGCAGAGCGGCTGGACCGCTCCCAGGGGATGCACCGTCTCTTCAGTGCATGACAAAACCAGGTCCAGCACCGTCAAGCACTTCAGTGCACCAG AAGCTTCAGATGGAGTCTGGCTGCCCCTTGGGAACACAAAAGATTTCATCATCTCGTTCGACCTCCGATTCGTGACGAACGGAAGCGTTTCCGTGGTCCTCGAGACGACCGAGAAGAACCAGCAGTTTGTTATCCACTACGTCTCCAACACGCAGCTCATAGCTTTCAAAGACAGGGACATCTACTATGGCATCGGGGCCAGGACTAGCTGGAGTACCGTCACCAGAGACCTGGTGACCGACCTAAAGAAAGGAGTCGGGCTTTCCAACACCAAGGCTGTCAAGCAGACTAAAATCACGCCCAAGCGGGTGGTTAAGATCGTGCTGAAAGGGAAAGGCTTCATCGATAACATCACCATATCCACGACCGCCCACATGGCCGCCTTCTTCGCCGCCAGCGATTGGCTGGTGAGGAACCAGGACGACCAAGGGGGCTGGCCCATCATGGTGACGCGGAAACTCGGGGAGGGCTTCAAGTCGCTGGACCCCGGCTGGTATTCTGCCATGGCGCAGGGACAGGCCATGTCCACGCTGGTTAGAGCCTACTTGCTTACTAAAGATCCGGTGTACCTCAGTGCCGCTCTCAAGGCAACAGCACCCTACAAACGGCCGTCTGGGCAGCATGGCGTCAAGGCCGTGTTCATGAACAAGTATGACTGGTACGAGGAGTACCCCACCACCCCGAGCTCTTTCGTTTTAAATGGCTTCATTTACTCTTTGATAGGCCTCTACGACCTGAAAGAGACTGCAGGGGAGCCGCTGGGGAGGGAGGCTCAAGTGCTGTACAGCCGGGGCTTGGAGTCCCTCAAAGCCATGCTGCCGCTGTACGACACGGGCTCCGGCACCATCTACGACCTTCGGCACTTCATGCTGGGGACGGCGCCCAACCTGGCGCGCTGGGACTATCACACCACGCACATCAACCAGTTGCAGCTGCTGGGCACTGTGGAGGACTCTCCTGTCTTCAAAGACTTTGTCAAGCGCTGGAAGAGCTACATGAAAGGAGGCAGGGCAAAGCACAACTAG